The Peptococcaceae bacterium 1198_IL3148 genome window below encodes:
- the secG gene encoding preprotein translocase subunit SecG, which translates to MNLLKGFVIGLQMLIALGLIASVLLQSGKSAGLSGSIAGGAETLFGGRRKGIDGMLGRVTVALSVLFAVLSLVLVAW; encoded by the coding sequence GTGAATCTATTGAAGGGCTTTGTGATCGGCCTTCAAATGCTGATTGCACTAGGACTGATAGCCTCTGTGCTACTTCAATCCGGTAAGAGTGCCGGTTTGTCTGGTAGTATCGCTGGTGGGGCAGAAACTTTGTTTGGCGGCAGAAGAAAAGGTATAGATGGCATGCTAGGCAGAGTCACTGTGGCCCTTAGTGTCCTCTTCGCAGTATTATCTTTAGTTTTAGTTGCTTGGTAA
- the eno gene encoding phosphopyruvate hydratase: MDTTIIDVRAREILDSRGNPTVEVDVVLEDGTLGRAAVPSGASTGAYEAVELRDGDEGRYLGKGVTKAVDNVNDIIGPEILEMDATDQLGIDQLMIELDGTANKGKLGANAILGVSLAVAKAAAESLGLPLYQYLGGTNGKELPVPMMNILNGGEHADNNVDIQEFMVMPVGAENFSEALRMGAEIFHNLKKVLKAKGLNTAVGDEGGFAPNLGSNQEALEVIVEAITAAGYKPGEDVALAMDVAATELYQDGKYVIEGVAKTAEEMIAYYEQLVAKFPIISIEDGLAEDDWDGWKLLTERLGKHVQLVGDDLFVTNTDRLSQGIATKVANSILIKVNQIGTLTETLDAIEMAKRAGYTAVVSHRSGETEDSTIADLVVATNAGQIKTGAPSRTDRVAKYNQLLRIEEDLSYLAKFPGRKAFYNLDK, translated from the coding sequence ATGGATACCACAATTATTGATGTTCGGGCCAGGGAAATATTGGATTCCCGGGGCAACCCCACTGTGGAAGTGGATGTTGTATTGGAAGACGGCACACTGGGCAGGGCAGCGGTGCCATCGGGCGCTTCTACCGGTGCTTACGAAGCAGTGGAACTGAGGGATGGCGATGAAGGCCGCTACTTGGGTAAAGGGGTTACCAAAGCCGTTGATAATGTTAATGACATCATCGGCCCAGAAATTTTGGAAATGGATGCCACCGACCAACTGGGTATTGACCAGTTGATGATTGAGTTGGACGGCACTGCCAACAAAGGTAAATTGGGTGCCAACGCCATTTTGGGTGTATCGTTGGCGGTGGCCAAGGCGGCGGCCGAATCCCTTGGATTGCCACTGTATCAATATTTAGGCGGCACCAATGGTAAAGAATTGCCGGTGCCCATGATGAACATATTAAACGGTGGCGAGCATGCCGATAACAATGTGGACATTCAAGAATTTATGGTGATGCCCGTTGGTGCAGAAAACTTTAGCGAAGCACTGCGTATGGGTGCAGAAATATTTCATAACCTCAAAAAAGTGTTGAAGGCCAAAGGTTTAAATACAGCGGTGGGCGATGAAGGTGGCTTCGCTCCCAACTTGGGTTCAAACCAAGAGGCTTTGGAAGTAATAGTGGAAGCCATCACCGCTGCGGGATACAAGCCCGGTGAAGATGTGGCGCTGGCAATGGATGTGGCTGCCACCGAGCTGTACCAAGATGGCAAATATGTGATTGAAGGGGTGGCCAAAACGGCAGAGGAAATGATTGCTTACTATGAGCAATTGGTGGCTAAATTCCCCATCATATCCATTGAAGATGGCTTGGCCGAAGATGATTGGGACGGTTGGAAATTATTAACCGAGCGGTTAGGTAAGCATGTACAATTGGTGGGCGATGACCTATTTGTTACCAACACTGACAGATTATCCCAAGGGATTGCTACAAAAGTAGCAAACTCCATTTTAATTAAAGTAAATCAAATTGGTACTCTCACCGAGACGCTGGATGCCATTGAAATGGCCAAGCGTGCGGGCTATACAGCCGTGGTTTCCCACCGTTCGGGCGAAACTGAAGATTCGACAATTGCTGACCTGGTGGTGGCCACCAATGCCGGTCAAATTAAGACTGGTGCACCTTCACGCACCGACCGGGTGGCGAAATACAATCAGCTACTGCGCATCGAAGAAGACCTGTCATACCTGGCCAAATTCCCTGGCCGCAAGGCGTTTTACAATCTTGATAAATAA
- the whiA gene encoding DNA-binding protein WhiA, which yields MSFSVFTKNELARVVGPRRCCQLTELAAILKMDGSISISGQKLAITIATENAAVARKLLTLVKKLFGLRTEVMVQRKVRLKKNNIYLVRIPPHAEVENVLAKLGMWDKELRMPRSDVKLGKLSRVCCRRAYLRGVFLGGGSISNPEGNYHLEIITNDAQHAEEICHVMKKTNLGAKISVRKNWYVVYLKESEQIVECLNNMGAHEALLEFENIRIYKDMRNQVNRLVNCETANLNKTVNAAVRQLENIKYIHNKIGFSKLSPALKETAELRLSNPDISLKELGELMNPPVGKSGVNHRMRKLEDIANKLRGQVGKG from the coding sequence ATGTCTTTTTCGGTGTTTACTAAAAATGAATTGGCCAGGGTTGTGGGGCCGCGGAGATGTTGTCAGCTAACGGAACTGGCAGCGATTTTGAAAATGGATGGCAGCATTTCTATTTCCGGTCAAAAACTGGCCATTACCATAGCTACTGAAAATGCTGCAGTGGCCCGCAAGTTACTGACTTTGGTGAAAAAATTATTTGGCCTCCGGACCGAAGTAATGGTACAACGTAAAGTGCGGTTAAAAAAGAACAATATTTATTTGGTGCGGATTCCACCCCATGCTGAGGTGGAAAATGTGCTGGCCAAATTGGGCATGTGGGACAAGGAACTCAGAATGCCGCGCTCAGATGTTAAATTAGGTAAACTAAGCAGGGTGTGTTGTCGTCGGGCCTATTTGCGGGGGGTATTTTTAGGTGGTGGCTCCATCAGTAATCCCGAGGGAAATTACCACTTGGAAATAATCACCAATGACGCCCAACACGCCGAAGAGATTTGTCATGTCATGAAGAAGACCAATCTAGGTGCTAAAATCAGCGTGCGCAAAAATTGGTATGTGGTTTATTTAAAGGAAAGTGAACAAATAGTGGAGTGCCTAAATAACATGGGTGCCCACGAGGCGTTGTTGGAATTTGAAAATATTCGTATTTATAAAGATATGCGCAACCAGGTTAATCGCTTGGTAAACTGTGAAACCGCTAATTTAAATAAGACTGTCAATGCCGCGGTGCGGCAACTGGAGAACATCAAGTACATACACAATAAAATTGGCTTTAGTAAACTGTCCCCGGCATTAAAGGAAACTGCCGAACTGCGGCTTAGCAATCCAGATATCAGTTTAAAGGAACTGGGTGAGTTGATGAACCCGCCGGTGGGGAAGTCCGGAGTAAATCACCGGATGAGAAAACTGGAGGACATTGCCAATAAATTGCGCGGCCAAGTAGGTAAGGGCTAG
- the rpoN gene encoding RNA polymerase factor sigma-54, translating into MRLGYGLSIEQTQKLIMTPELRQAIAILQMSSLDLTQFVEQQLQENPLLEKTVEEAGLDQADAGGHEDKFDIDWQEYFQDSSDLGDSGGPINRDKEYNYEAFVAEAPSLSEHLNFQLAMSNCPKDIAVIVKYLIGNLDPRGYLHISLDEVKHELNSTDDKVAAALEVLQSMEPVGIGARTLEECLLLQVKGINKENPLLISIIQRHLKDLAQGKYNKIATKLGVTVKEVQRVADTIRMLDPKPARNFSHRDDNQFIVPDVVVEKVGDEYIILVNDVTVPRIRVNNLYKSVVKQSQDNDARKYVETKLNAALWLIRSIEQRRMTLYRVTNTLVELQQEFLDYGVKYLKPLNLKDVANRLELHESTISRATANKYIQTPQGVFEMKYFFSSGIKRQQGNDVSSESIKKLLQEVVAGEDPKKPLSDQKIADLLKEKGIQISRRTVTKYRDELGILSTSQRKRY; encoded by the coding sequence TTGCGTTTGGGTTACGGATTATCTATAGAACAAACTCAAAAATTAATTATGACCCCAGAGTTGAGGCAGGCCATTGCCATTTTGCAAATGTCATCCTTAGACTTAACCCAGTTTGTGGAACAACAGTTGCAGGAGAATCCGCTGTTGGAAAAGACCGTTGAAGAGGCCGGGCTGGATCAGGCTGATGCAGGTGGCCATGAGGATAAGTTTGATATCGATTGGCAGGAATACTTTCAGGATAGCAGTGACTTAGGAGATTCCGGAGGGCCAATTAATCGGGACAAAGAATACAATTACGAAGCCTTTGTGGCCGAAGCGCCCAGTTTATCTGAACATTTGAACTTTCAACTGGCCATGAGCAATTGTCCAAAGGATATTGCGGTGATAGTTAAGTACTTAATTGGCAATTTGGACCCTAGGGGATATTTGCATATTAGCCTGGACGAGGTTAAGCATGAGCTCAACAGCACCGATGACAAGGTGGCGGCAGCCCTGGAAGTGCTACAGTCTATGGAACCGGTGGGCATAGGGGCCCGCACGTTGGAAGAATGTTTGTTGCTGCAGGTAAAGGGCATTAATAAAGAAAACCCATTGCTGATATCAATTATTCAACGACATTTAAAGGATTTGGCCCAGGGTAAATATAATAAAATTGCCACCAAACTTGGGGTTACCGTTAAGGAAGTGCAGCGGGTGGCAGATACCATTCGGATGTTAGATCCAAAACCGGCCCGGAACTTTTCCCATCGAGATGACAATCAATTTATTGTGCCGGATGTGGTGGTGGAGAAGGTTGGGGATGAATATATAATTTTAGTTAATGATGTCACTGTGCCCCGGATTAGGGTCAATAACCTTTATAAATCCGTTGTCAAGCAATCCCAAGATAACGATGCTCGCAAGTATGTGGAAACCAAACTTAATGCCGCTCTGTGGCTGATCCGCAGTATTGAGCAAAGGCGCATGACGCTGTACCGAGTGACCAACACCTTAGTTGAATTACAGCAGGAATTTTTAGATTATGGAGTGAAGTATTTAAAGCCACTGAACCTAAAGGACGTGGCCAACCGCTTAGAACTGCATGAATCCACCATCAGTAGAGCCACCGCCAATAAGTATATTCAGACGCCCCAAGGGGTTTTTGAAATGAAATATTTTTTCTCCAGTGGCATTAAACGGCAGCAGGGCAATGATGTGTCCTCTGAAAGTATAAAAAAGCTGCTGCAGGAAGTGGTGGCCGGGGAAGACCCCAAAAAGCCGCTCAGTGATCAGAAAATTGCTGATTTATTGAAAGAGAAGGGCATCCAAATCTCACGGCGCACCGTGACCAAGTATCGGGATGAACTGGGCATACTTTCCACCAGCCAACGGAAGAGGTATTAA
- the gap gene encoding type I glyceraldehyde-3-phosphate dehydrogenase → MTIRVGINGFGRIGRLVLRAAAETGDFEVVGINHKSRRINPPQQKVGLDFAAVNDLTFSKTLAHLLKYDSVHGIFAPEVEATEDALIVGGKEVKVYAEADPEKLPWGETGVDIVVESTGRFTKRDDAAKHLKAGAKKVVISAPGKNPDATIVMGVNDDIYDPANHHIVSNASCTTNCLAPVAKVLSDKFGIVKGLMTTVHSYTNDQNTLDLPHKDLRRARAAALSIIPTTTGAAKAVALVLPELEGKLNGFAMRVPTPNVSVVDLVCELKKSTTVEEINAALKAAADNEMKGILMFSDLPLVSSDYNGNPHSSIVDGLSTMVMEGNMAKVIAWYDNEWGYSNRVLDLVKFIASKM, encoded by the coding sequence ATGACCATAAGAGTTGGTATTAATGGATTTGGAAGAATAGGACGTTTAGTTCTAAGGGCCGCAGCAGAGACCGGAGATTTTGAAGTTGTTGGTATTAACCACAAATCACGTCGCATCAATCCACCACAACAAAAGGTTGGACTGGATTTTGCTGCTGTAAATGATTTGACATTCTCCAAAACGTTGGCGCACTTATTAAAATATGATTCAGTGCATGGCATCTTTGCCCCAGAGGTTGAAGCCACCGAGGACGCGCTGATTGTTGGCGGTAAAGAAGTAAAGGTTTATGCCGAAGCTGATCCAGAAAAATTACCCTGGGGTGAAACTGGGGTAGATATCGTTGTGGAATCCACTGGCCGGTTTACCAAGCGAGATGATGCCGCTAAGCACCTGAAAGCTGGTGCTAAGAAGGTGGTAATTAGTGCACCGGGTAAAAATCCTGATGCCACCATCGTGATGGGTGTAAACGATGACATTTATGACCCAGCCAATCACCACATCGTTTCCAACGCATCTTGTACCACCAACTGTTTAGCTCCGGTGGCCAAAGTGCTCAGTGACAAGTTTGGCATTGTTAAGGGTTTAATGACCACCGTGCATTCATACACCAACGACCAGAACACCCTTGATTTACCACACAAAGACTTGCGTCGCGCCCGGGCGGCAGCCCTTTCCATTATTCCCACCACCACCGGTGCTGCAAAGGCGGTGGCTTTGGTATTGCCAGAATTGGAAGGCAAGCTGAATGGCTTTGCGATGCGGGTGCCAACACCAAACGTATCCGTTGTGGATTTGGTGTGTGAACTGAAAAAGTCCACCACCGTTGAAGAAATAAATGCCGCCTTAAAGGCAGCAGCGGACAACGAAATGAAGGGCATTTTAATGTTCTCTGACTTGCCGTTGGTATCCAGTGACTACAATGGCAATCCCCATTCATCCATTGTGGATGGTCTTTCCACCATGGTTATGGAAGGCAACATGGCCAAAGTAATTGCTTGGTATGACAACGAGTGGGGTTATTCCAACCGGGTGCTGGATTTAGTTAAATTTATTGCATCAAAAATGTAA
- the gpmI gene encoding 2,3-bisphosphoglycerate-independent phosphoglycerate mutase: protein MSPSIQPLVLMILDGWGISNQQQGNAIALAKKPNIDQYYKHYPHTMLSASGEDVGLPEGQMGNSEVGHLNIGAGRVVYQELTRITKEIKEGGFFANPEFLAAIQTVKKNGSALHLMGLLSDGGVHSHINHLFALLELAKRENLERVYIHVFLDGRDVPPANAQQYIDELEKKCAQLAVGKIVTVMGRYYAMDRDQRWDRTERAYRALVLGEGLKTEHAEEAVEESYRRDETDEFVQPTVMVTPNGKPLATVRDGDAIIFYNFRPDRARQITRAFVDRDFSGFKRPAEHPRVHFVCMTQYDKTIVAPIAFKPQKLVNTLGEVLSKNNVQQLRLAETEKYAHVTFFFNGGVEVANPGEERVLIPSPKVATYDLKPEMSANEVTAALLEQLALDQYQVIIMNYANTDMVGHTGKMDAAIKAIEAVDKCVGQVVRAVLARQGTVLITADHGNAELMADEAGNPVTAHTTDPVPFILINDNQYKQVKLKTGRLEDIAPTMLEILHIEQPKEMTGKSLIVKD from the coding sequence TTGAGTCCATCAATACAGCCCCTGGTCTTAATGATTCTGGACGGTTGGGGTATTAGCAATCAGCAACAGGGCAATGCCATTGCTCTGGCGAAAAAACCGAATATTGACCAATATTATAAACATTATCCCCATACAATGCTCAGCGCTTCGGGGGAAGACGTGGGCTTGCCCGAGGGTCAAATGGGCAACTCAGAGGTGGGGCACTTAAATATTGGCGCCGGCCGGGTGGTATATCAAGAATTAACTCGGATCACTAAGGAAATAAAAGAGGGCGGTTTTTTTGCCAACCCGGAATTTTTGGCGGCCATACAAACGGTGAAAAAAAACGGCAGTGCGCTACACTTAATGGGTTTATTGTCAGATGGCGGGGTGCACAGCCATATAAACCATTTATTTGCCCTATTGGAGCTGGCCAAAAGGGAAAACCTGGAGCGGGTGTATATTCATGTCTTTTTAGACGGGCGGGATGTGCCGCCGGCCAACGCCCAACAATATATCGATGAGCTAGAGAAAAAGTGTGCCCAATTGGCAGTGGGTAAAATTGTTACCGTCATGGGCCGCTATTACGCCATGGATCGGGATCAGCGCTGGGACCGCACCGAAAGGGCCTATCGGGCGCTGGTGTTGGGTGAAGGCTTGAAAACGGAACACGCCGAGGAGGCCGTTGAAGAATCCTATCGGCGGGATGAAACCGATGAATTTGTGCAACCGACGGTGATGGTAACTCCCAACGGCAAGCCTTTGGCCACCGTTAGGGACGGGGATGCCATAATCTTTTATAATTTTAGGCCCGACCGAGCCCGCCAAATAACCCGGGCCTTTGTGGATCGGGATTTTAGTGGTTTTAAACGTCCGGCGGAACATCCTCGGGTACACTTTGTTTGTATGACACAATACGATAAAACCATTGTGGCACCGATTGCTTTTAAACCACAAAAACTGGTCAATACCTTGGGTGAAGTGTTGAGCAAAAATAATGTGCAGCAGCTAAGATTGGCTGAAACCGAGAAGTATGCCCATGTGACCTTTTTCTTTAATGGGGGCGTGGAAGTGGCCAATCCCGGGGAAGAAAGGGTACTGATTCCCTCTCCCAAAGTGGCCACCTATGACTTAAAGCCCGAAATGAGTGCCAATGAAGTTACCGCTGCGCTGTTGGAGCAGTTGGCACTGGACCAGTATCAGGTTATAATTATGAATTATGCCAACACAGATATGGTGGGTCACACCGGCAAAATGGATGCCGCCATTAAAGCCATTGAGGCGGTGGATAAGTGTGTGGGCCAAGTGGTCCGGGCGGTCTTGGCACGTCAGGGCACCGTGCTGATTACTGCCGACCATGGCAACGCTGAGTTAATGGCAGATGAAGCGGGCAACCCGGTGACTGCCCACACCACCGATCCGGTACCATTTATTTTGATAAACGACAATCAATACAAACAGGTTAAGTTAAAGACCGGCCGGCTGGAAGACATAGCGCCCACCATGTTGGAAATACTACATATTGAACAACCAAAAGAGATGACCGGAAAATCTTTGATAGTTAAAGACTAG
- the tpiA gene encoding triose-phosphate isomerase, with amino-acid sequence MRKPIIAGNWKMHKNTQQASDFVKELSGQVTDTTVEVVLCPPFTAIQAVIEAAQGTNIAVGAQNVYWEEEGAFTGEVSPGMLAELGCKYVIVGHSERRQYFGETDESVNKKVTAVLKHGMIPIICVGETLAEREQGVTEQVVGAQTEAALKGFDAETVANMVIAYEPVWAIGTGKTASTEDAQQVIAFIRNVVKGMVGASADQVRIQYGGSVRPDNAAGLMSQPDIDGALVGGASLKADSFAGIIKESARG; translated from the coding sequence ATGCGCAAACCGATTATAGCAGGCAACTGGAAAATGCATAAAAATACACAACAAGCGTCAGACTTTGTTAAGGAACTTAGCGGTCAGGTGACCGATACCACCGTGGAAGTGGTGTTGTGTCCACCCTTTACTGCCATTCAAGCAGTGATTGAGGCTGCCCAAGGCACCAACATTGCTGTGGGAGCCCAAAACGTGTATTGGGAAGAGGAAGGGGCTTTTACCGGAGAGGTATCCCCGGGTATGCTGGCTGAATTGGGCTGTAAGTATGTGATTGTGGGTCACTCGGAACGGCGTCAGTACTTTGGCGAAACCGATGAAAGTGTGAATAAAAAGGTAACCGCTGTGTTAAAGCATGGCATGATACCGATAATTTGTGTGGGTGAAACCCTGGCGGAAAGAGAGCAGGGGGTTACTGAACAGGTGGTTGGTGCCCAAACCGAGGCAGCATTAAAGGGCTTTGACGCCGAAACGGTGGCCAATATGGTCATTGCCTACGAACCAGTTTGGGCCATCGGCACCGGCAAAACCGCTTCCACCGAAGATGCCCAACAGGTGATTGCCTTTATTCGCAATGTGGTTAAGGGTATGGTTGGTGCCAGTGCAGATCAAGTGCGCATTCAGTATGGTGGTAGTGTTAGACCGGACAATGCGGCCGGGCTAATGTCTCAACCGGATATTGACGGTGCGCTGGTGGGCGGTGCCAGTTTGAAGGCTGACAGCTTTGCCGGCATTATTAAAGAATCTGCCAGGGGTTAG
- a CDS encoding MBL fold metallo-hydrolase, with protein MKNDIKGFLCEHTNQAVQQSFWRHRKREITPPTGNGVIFLGTGGNPEATFTQQPQTAGFIIAAGGVRIYVDPGPGAVVRAQQMNLDLGMLDAVYISHGHLDHYGGAEGVVEAMCWAMYARRGHLLAPHNVLDGEGIISYYHQGFAAYAGYRGGPQVIRLQAQQPITLKDVRLTPIKVYHSDENFGFILDTGQLTIGYTSDTNYVRKYSTPEGLVEVGKGPHKGPVMDLLDIVEYRCDIKEAFSAVDVLIANVTTHNAWLHRHITTLGLAHLLQGSHVKLCFITHFNHVCVEPVDLRGLMAQYIEETTGVKTLAAYDGAVHDLDRLLECMGCPK; from the coding sequence ATGAAGAACGATATTAAAGGTTTTTTATGTGAGCATACAAATCAGGCGGTACAACAATCCTTTTGGCGACACCGAAAGCGGGAGATAACCCCGCCCACCGGTAATGGCGTTATCTTTTTAGGCACCGGGGGTAACCCAGAAGCAACCTTTACTCAGCAACCCCAAACGGCGGGCTTTATTATTGCCGCCGGTGGGGTGAGAATTTATGTTGATCCCGGTCCCGGTGCGGTGGTGCGGGCCCAGCAAATGAACTTAGATTTGGGCATGCTGGATGCCGTTTACATCTCCCACGGACACCTGGACCACTATGGTGGGGCCGAGGGTGTGGTGGAGGCGATGTGTTGGGCAATGTACGCCCGGCGGGGTCACCTATTGGCACCCCATAATGTGCTGGATGGGGAAGGGATTATCAGTTACTATCATCAAGGATTTGCAGCCTACGCCGGCTATCGGGGCGGCCCCCAGGTGATTAGGTTACAAGCTCAACAGCCCATCACCCTGAAGGATGTTCGGTTGACACCGATTAAGGTTTATCATAGTGACGAAAACTTTGGTTTTATATTGGATACCGGCCAGCTGACCATTGGCTATACCAGTGATACCAATTATGTGCGCAAATATTCCACCCCAGAGGGGCTGGTGGAAGTGGGCAAGGGACCCCACAAAGGGCCGGTGATGGATTTGCTGGATATAGTGGAGTATCGTTGTGACATTAAAGAAGCCTTTTCGGCAGTGGATGTTTTAATTGCCAATGTAACCACCCACAACGCGTGGTTGCATCGACACATTACAACTTTAGGCTTGGCCCATCTGTTGCAGGGCTCCCATGTGAAGCTTTGTTTTATTACTCACTTTAATCACGTTTGTGTGGAGCCTGTGGATTTGCGGGGATTAATGGCTCAATATATAGAAGAAACCACCGGCGTTAAAACGCTGGCAGCCTATGATGGGGCGGTACATGATTTAGACAGATTATTGGAATGCATGGGGTGTCCTAAGTGA
- a CDS encoding acyltransferase — translation MRRVESHPVTTGKNSMYSMNEICGLFRSAYNFIVITICRYLPWLEVKNFLYRHLLGMKIGTNAAVGLMAMFDIFLPHYITIGRNSIIGYNVTILAHEFLVTEYRVGKVTIGDDVLIGANATIIAGVTIGDGSIVAAGSVVTKDVPSKVMVGGVPARIIKNI, via the coding sequence GTGAGAAGGGTAGAATCACATCCGGTGACCACAGGTAAAAATTCTATGTACAGCATGAACGAAATCTGTGGGCTCTTTCGGTCGGCTTATAATTTTATCGTGATTACCATTTGTAGATACCTACCTTGGTTGGAGGTCAAGAATTTTTTATACCGACATTTGCTGGGTATGAAGATTGGCACCAATGCGGCAGTGGGGTTGATGGCCATGTTTGATATCTTTTTACCCCATTACATCACCATTGGTCGGAATAGTATTATTGGTTATAATGTGACCATTTTAGCCCATGAATTTTTAGTGACCGAGTACCGAGTGGGGAAAGTGACCATCGGTGATGATGTGCTGATTGGAGCCAACGCCACAATTATAGCTGGGGTGACCATCGGCGATGGCAGTATCGTGGCTGCTGGATCGGTGGTTACCAAAGATGTCCCGTCCAAGGTAATGGTGGGCGGGGTGCCCGCCCGGATAATTAAAAATATTTAG
- a CDS encoding DUF1405 domain-containing protein, producing the protein MLALLKRLWKNPWQQWWFMGILVVINLLGSIYGYYWYRQQLATTEFYFWPVIPDSPLSTTLFGLALLLALIGWRLPILQTLAVTACIKYGIWAVALMSHYWHYHGTVEITEIMLWLSHLGMVIQGIWFLNNLYIPVRAVLVVAVWFLINDAMDYLLGLHPYLFAADQLVFAGVLAVTLTILLLIGILFKCRKYRLSGLI; encoded by the coding sequence TTGTTGGCATTACTGAAACGATTATGGAAAAACCCTTGGCAACAGTGGTGGTTTATGGGTATTTTGGTAGTAATAAACCTATTGGGTTCTATTTACGGTTATTACTGGTATCGTCAGCAGCTGGCAACCACCGAATTTTACTTTTGGCCAGTAATACCAGACAGCCCGTTGTCAACGACGTTGTTTGGTTTAGCACTTTTATTGGCATTGATCGGTTGGCGATTGCCCATTTTGCAAACCTTGGCGGTTACCGCCTGCATAAAATATGGGATTTGGGCGGTGGCTTTAATGAGCCATTATTGGCATTATCACGGAACGGTGGAGATAACAGAGATTATGCTTTGGCTATCCCATCTGGGGATGGTTATCCAAGGGATTTGGTTTTTAAATAACTTATATATACCGGTGCGGGCGGTGTTGGTGGTGGCGGTTTGGTTTTTAATTAACGATGCCATGGATTATCTGCTTGGGTTGCATCCTTATTTATTTGCCGCCGACCAGCTGGTGTTTGCCGGGGTGTTGGCGGTAACGTTAACTATATTGCTGTTAATTGGTATTTTATTTAAGTGCCGTAAATATAGATTATCGGGACTGATCTAG
- a CDS encoding phosphoglycerate kinase, translating into MPKKSIEDMDVTGKRVLVRVDFNVPLKDGIITDDTRIRAALPTIKYLVDKGAKVILASHLGRPKGQVKEEFRLTPVASRLSELLDKLVVKVDDCIGDAPKQAIDQMQPGDVVLLENVRFYQQETQNDPQFAKQLAELADVFVNDAFGTAHRAHASTAGVAEYLPAVAGYLLQKELDMLGQAVENPKRPFVAIIGGAKVSDKIGVIENLLGKVNTLIIGGGMANTFLKAQGVEVGKSLLEADKLDLAKQLMKQAETSGVELLLPMDAVVADALENPTVVKTVSVEQVPADLMILDIGPQTATKFAEAVKAAGTVVWNGPMGVFEQDAFAQGTESVAKALADSDAVSVVGGGDSAAAIKKTGVAHRISHISTGGGASLEFLEGKSLPGVAVLKDK; encoded by the coding sequence TTGCCGAAAAAAAGCATAGAGGATATGGATGTAACCGGTAAGCGGGTTTTGGTGCGGGTGGATTTTAACGTACCATTGAAAGATGGCATAATTACCGATGATACTCGCATTCGGGCGGCATTGCCCACCATCAAGTACTTGGTGGATAAAGGGGCCAAGGTTATTTTGGCTTCCCACCTGGGACGTCCGAAGGGTCAAGTGAAGGAGGAATTCCGCCTCACCCCAGTGGCCAGTAGGCTTTCTGAGTTGCTAGACAAACTGGTGGTGAAGGTTGACGATTGTATTGGCGATGCACCCAAACAGGCCATTGATCAAATGCAACCGGGCGACGTGGTTTTGTTGGAAAACGTCAGATTTTATCAACAGGAAACCCAAAACGACCCGCAGTTTGCTAAACAATTGGCGGAATTGGCCGATGTCTTTGTTAATGATGCCTTTGGCACTGCCCATCGGGCCCATGCTTCCACCGCTGGGGTAGCGGAGTATTTGCCGGCAGTGGCTGGTTACCTGCTACAAAAGGAACTGGATATGTTGGGTCAGGCGGTGGAAAATCCCAAGCGGCCCTTTGTGGCCATCATTGGGGGCGCCAAAGTATCGGATAAAATTGGCGTCATTGAAAACTTGTTGGGCAAAGTAAACACGTTAATCATTGGTGGCGGTATGGCCAACACATTTTTAAAGGCCCAGGGGGTAGAGGTGGGCAAATCACTGCTGGAGGCTGACAAATTGGATTTGGCAAAGCAGCTAATGAAACAGGCTGAAACCAGCGGCGTTGAGCTTTTGCTACCAATGGATGCTGTTGTGGCTGATGCATTGGAAAATCCCACTGTAGTTAAGACGGTTTCTGTAGAACAAGTACCTGCAGATTTGATGATTTTAGACATTGGACCCCAAACGGCAACTAAGTTTGCCGAGGCGGTTAAGGCTGCGGGAACGGTGGTTTGGAACGGCCCCATGGGTGTATTTGAGCAGGATGCCTTTGCCCAGGGCACTGAATCGGTGGCCAAAGCGTTGGCCGACTCCGATGCCGTCAGTGTAGTGGGTGGCGGAGATTCGGCGGCAGCCATTAAAAAGACCGGCGTAGCCCATCGCATTAGTCACATTTCCACCGGTGGCGGGGCCTCGTTGGAATTTTTAGAGGGCAAATCATTGCCCGGGGTAGCGGTTTTAAAGGACAAATAA